In the Hypanus sabinus isolate sHypSab1 unplaced genomic scaffold, sHypSab1.hap1 scaffold_1349, whole genome shotgun sequence genome, one interval contains:
- the LOC132386850 gene encoding E3 ubiquitin-protein ligase TRIM39-like has protein sequence MDQKDGVIFLKEEARRNRRINDDVQELSVTDETLPVEKFDHLYLLNTVLREMLDAINRVSVTLDVETASPWLEVSEDRKSVRRTRTWRDLPDTGKRFTHWACVLGSEGFTSGRHYWEVEVTGNRFWCLGVAAESVKRKGPVRLSPETGFWVIGRVGDVLQRFGDVLQRFGDVLHRDCDVSGRPSPGSRLPAGPIPGRVGVYLSYESGTVSFYNEETKSHLHTFTGNKFTGKLYPFFRTWGVNQWLRICSGSAPGL, from the exons atggatcagAAAGATGgtgtgatatttctcaag gaggaagctcgtcggaacagaag gattaatgacgatgtccaggaattgtcagtgacagatgagaccctaccggttgaaaaattcgatcacctctatttgttgaacacagtgctgagagaaatgcttgatgctattaatcgag tctctgtcaccctggatgtggaaacggcgagtCCGTggctcgaggtgtctgaggatcggaagagtgtgagacggacccggacctggagagatctccctgacaccgggaagagattcacacactgggcttgtgtgctgggatcggagggattcacatcggggagacattactgggaggtggaggtgacggggaatcggttctggtgtctgggagtcgccgcagagtctgtgaAGAGGAAGGGACCGGTCAGactgagtccggagaccggattctgggtcatcgGGCGGGTTGGTGACGTGTTACAGCGGTTTGGTGACGTGTTACAGCGGTTTGGTGACGTGTTACATCGGGATTGTGACGTCTCCGGTCGCCCCTCCCCCGGGTCCCGTCTccctgccggtcccatccccgggagggtgggagtttatctcagttacgagtccgggacagtttcattttacaacgaggagaccaagtcccatctccacaccttcactgggaataaattcacggggaaactttatcctttcttccgGACCTGGGGTGTgaaccagtggctgagaatctgctccggttccgctccgggtctgtaa